The following are from one region of the Streptomyces changanensis genome:
- a CDS encoding DUF4383 domain-containing protein — protein sequence MTSAHRGASSSRTPVRLAALWVGVVFLLIGGLGFVPGVTSGYDTLAFADHESDARLLGLLHVSILHNVVHLVFGAVALVTARTPGNARPFLLVGGLVYLALSVYGVIIDLDSESGVVPVNTPDTWLHFAFGATMVALGLLLPRPTESEGGPGPGPGTGTGV from the coding sequence ATGACCAGCGCACACCGTGGGGCGTCCTCGTCCCGCACCCCCGTCCGACTCGCCGCGCTGTGGGTGGGGGTGGTCTTCCTGCTCATCGGCGGCCTGGGCTTCGTCCCCGGCGTCACCAGCGGCTACGACACGCTGGCCTTCGCCGACCACGAGTCGGACGCCCGGCTCCTCGGCCTGCTCCACGTGTCGATCCTGCACAACGTCGTCCACCTGGTGTTCGGCGCCGTGGCGCTCGTCACGGCGCGGACACCCGGCAACGCCCGTCCGTTCCTCCTCGTCGGCGGCCTGGTCTACCTCGCGCTGTCGGTGTACGGGGTGATCATCGACCTGGACAGCGAGAGCGGCGTCGTGCCCGTCAACACCCCCGACACCTGGCTGCACTTCGCGTTCGGCGCCACGATGGTCGCCCTCGGGCTGCTGCTCCCCCGCCCCACCGAGAGCGAGGGAGGTCCCGGGCCCGGGCCCGGGACCGGGACCGGTGTCTGA
- a CDS encoding acetylxylan esterase, with translation MAHFDLPLDELRAYRSSSQEPTDFDAFWAETLAEAGSHPLDARFEPVATGLTTVEVHDVTFAGFGGHPVKGWLVLPAAATGPLPVVVEFIGYGGGRGLPHTHLLWASAGFAHFVMDTRGQGGTWAGGDTPDPVGSAPAAPGFMTRGVEDPSTYYYRRLYTDAVRAVAAARSHPGVDATRTAVAGASQGGGIALAVAGLVPDLAAVAPDVPFLCDFPRATTITDRNPYREIGVYLKTYRGRVEQVARTLAYFDGVHFAARATAPALFSAALEDLTCPPSTVFAAFNAYAHADKKIEVYAFNDHEGGESYQQAARLRWLPARLAA, from the coding sequence ATGGCCCATTTCGACCTGCCCCTCGACGAGCTGCGCGCGTACCGGAGTTCGTCCCAGGAGCCCACCGACTTCGACGCCTTCTGGGCGGAGACGCTGGCGGAGGCGGGCAGTCACCCGCTCGACGCCCGGTTCGAGCCGGTCGCCACCGGTCTGACCACCGTGGAGGTGCACGACGTCACGTTCGCCGGCTTCGGCGGACACCCCGTCAAGGGCTGGCTCGTCCTCCCCGCCGCGGCCACCGGACCGCTGCCGGTGGTGGTGGAGTTCATCGGCTACGGCGGTGGGCGCGGCCTGCCCCACACCCATCTGCTGTGGGCGTCCGCCGGATTCGCGCACTTCGTCATGGACACCCGCGGGCAGGGCGGCACCTGGGCGGGCGGGGACACCCCGGACCCGGTGGGCAGCGCCCCGGCCGCGCCCGGCTTCATGACGCGGGGCGTCGAGGACCCGTCGACGTACTACTACCGACGGTTGTACACGGACGCGGTGCGGGCCGTGGCGGCCGCCCGGTCGCACCCGGGGGTGGACGCGACGCGCACGGCCGTCGCCGGCGCGAGCCAGGGCGGCGGCATCGCGCTGGCCGTGGCCGGGCTCGTGCCGGACCTGGCGGCGGTCGCGCCCGACGTGCCGTTCCTCTGCGACTTCCCTCGGGCGACGACGATCACCGACCGGAACCCGTACCGGGAGATAGGCGTGTACCTGAAGACGTACCGGGGCAGGGTCGAGCAGGTGGCGCGCACGCTCGCGTACTTCGACGGCGTGCACTTCGCCGCGCGGGCCACGGCGCCCGCGCTGTTCTCGGCCGCGCTGGAGGACCTGACCTGCCCGCCGTCGACGGTGTTCGCCGCGTTCAACGCGTACGCGCACGCCGACAAGAAGATCGAGGTGTACGCCTTCAACGACCACGAGGGCGGTGAGTCCTACCAGCAGGCCGCCCGACTGCGCTGGCTGCCGGCCCGGCTGGCGGCCTGA
- a CDS encoding glycoside hydrolase family 5 protein — protein sequence MRSARTWTRGIGAAAGALATTLLLGLTTAPTAPAAPAARPAPAGATVAATESAATAPAADGAAAATTPAAINGRLAVCGTKLCNRYGRPVQLRGMSTHGLQWYRQCVTSGSLNALATDWKADVLRVSMYVQEGGYETDPRKYTDLVHSVIEQATARGMYAIVDWHMLDPGDPHHNLSRAKTFFTEIAQRHRGKTNLLYEIANEPSGVSWSRIKSYAEQLIPVIRAQDPNTPVLVGTRAWSSFGVSEGADESEVVAAPVNASNIMYTFHFYATSHRDAYLATLSRAADRLPVFVTEFGTQNYAGEGDNDFAMTQRYLDLMATKKISWVNWNFSDDHRTGAVFKPGTCGAGGPWTGTDSLKPAGVWIRDRIRTPDDFPTG from the coding sequence ATGAGATCGGCACGGACCTGGACCCGTGGCATCGGCGCCGCAGCCGGCGCCCTCGCCACCACCCTCCTCCTCGGACTCACCACGGCGCCGACCGCACCCGCCGCCCCCGCCGCCCGGCCGGCACCGGCCGGCGCGACCGTCGCAGCCACCGAGTCCGCCGCCACCGCCCCCGCCGCGGACGGCGCCGCGGCGGCCACGACCCCCGCCGCGATCAACGGCCGACTCGCGGTCTGCGGCACGAAGCTGTGCAACCGGTACGGCAGGCCGGTGCAGTTGCGCGGCATGTCCACGCACGGCCTGCAGTGGTACCGCCAGTGCGTCACGTCCGGCTCGCTGAACGCCCTCGCCACCGACTGGAAGGCGGACGTCCTGCGGGTCTCCATGTACGTGCAGGAGGGCGGGTACGAGACCGACCCGCGCAAGTACACCGACCTCGTCCACTCCGTCATCGAACAGGCCACCGCGCGCGGCATGTACGCCATCGTCGACTGGCACATGCTCGACCCGGGCGACCCGCACCATAACCTCAGCCGCGCCAAGACCTTCTTCACGGAGATCGCCCAGCGCCACCGCGGCAAGACCAACCTGCTGTACGAGATCGCCAACGAGCCCAGCGGCGTCAGCTGGTCCCGGATCAAGAGCTACGCCGAGCAGCTGATCCCGGTCATCCGCGCGCAGGACCCGAACACGCCCGTCCTCGTCGGCACCCGCGCCTGGTCGTCGTTCGGCGTCTCGGAGGGCGCGGACGAGTCGGAGGTCGTGGCCGCCCCGGTGAACGCCTCCAACATCATGTACACCTTCCACTTCTACGCGACGTCGCACCGCGACGCGTACCTTGCCACCCTGTCCCGGGCCGCCGACCGGCTGCCGGTCTTCGTCACCGAGTTCGGCACCCAGAACTACGCCGGCGAGGGCGACAACGACTTCGCGATGACCCAGCGCTACCTGGACCTGATGGCCACCAAGAAGATCAGCTGGGTGAACTGGAACTTCTCCGACGACCACCGCACCGGAGCCGTCTTCAAGCCCGGCACCTGCGGCGCCGGCGGCCCCTGGACCGGCACGGACTCCCTCAAGCCCGCGGGCGTCTGGATCCGTGACCGGATCCGGACCCCGGACGACTTCCCCACCGGCTGA
- a CDS encoding alpha/beta fold hydrolase: protein MITYRQPGVVLTDHRFTVPLDHAEPDGERIELYGREVVAAGRQGVDDLPWLVYLEGGPGCAVRRFSGAPAWLGRAVREYRVLLLDQRGTGRSTPADRRTLPLRGGPREQAAYLAHFRADAIVRDCELVRRRLTGGAPWTVLGQSYGGFCATHYLSTAPEGLAAVLVTGGLPSLHATADEVYRAAYPRMRRKVLAHYERYPQDVEAARRIAAHLVEHPTALPGGHRLTVEAFQSLGALLGVGDGGDQLHYLLEDAFVRTPAGHELSDPFLEAVRGHLSFASRPLYAVLHESIYADGRAPTDWAAERVRAEFPDFDAAAALAGDAPLLLTGETIHPWHFTTDPALIPLRETAELLAARTDWPALYDARRLAANTVPTAAAVYHDDLYVDTAHSLETARTIRGLRTWVTDEYEHDGVRAGGARVLDRLLALVRGEV, encoded by the coding sequence TTGATTACGTACCGCCAGCCCGGTGTCGTCCTCACCGACCACCGCTTCACCGTCCCCCTCGACCACGCCGAACCGGACGGCGAGCGGATCGAGCTGTACGGGCGTGAGGTCGTCGCGGCCGGGCGGCAGGGCGTCGACGACCTGCCGTGGCTGGTGTACCTGGAGGGCGGCCCGGGCTGCGCGGTCCGGCGCTTCAGCGGCGCCCCGGCCTGGCTGGGCCGCGCCGTCCGCGAGTACCGCGTCCTCCTCCTCGACCAGCGCGGCACCGGCCGCTCCACGCCAGCCGACCGCAGGACCCTCCCGCTGCGCGGCGGCCCGCGCGAACAGGCCGCCTACCTCGCCCACTTCCGTGCCGACGCGATCGTCCGCGACTGCGAACTGGTCCGCCGCCGACTGACCGGCGGCGCCCCGTGGACCGTGCTCGGCCAGAGCTACGGCGGCTTCTGCGCCACCCACTACCTCTCCACCGCCCCCGAGGGGCTGGCGGCGGTGCTCGTCACCGGCGGCCTGCCCTCCCTGCACGCCACCGCCGACGAGGTCTACCGCGCCGCCTACCCGCGCATGCGGCGCAAGGTCCTCGCCCACTACGAGCGCTACCCGCAGGACGTCGAGGCGGCCCGGCGGATCGCCGCCCACCTCGTCGAGCACCCCACGGCGCTGCCCGGCGGGCACCGGCTCACCGTCGAGGCGTTCCAGTCGCTCGGCGCCCTCCTCGGCGTGGGCGACGGCGGCGACCAGCTCCACTACCTGCTGGAGGACGCCTTCGTCCGCACCCCCGCCGGGCACGAGCTGTCCGACCCCTTCCTGGAGGCCGTGCGGGGCCACCTCTCCTTCGCGTCCCGGCCCCTCTACGCCGTGCTCCACGAGTCCATCTACGCCGACGGCCGGGCCCCGACCGACTGGGCCGCCGAGCGGGTGCGCGCCGAATTCCCCGACTTCGACGCCGCGGCGGCGCTCGCCGGCGACGCGCCGCTGCTCCTCACCGGTGAGACGATCCACCCCTGGCACTTCACCACCGACCCCGCCCTGATCCCGCTGCGCGAGACGGCGGAGCTGCTCGCCGCCCGCACCGACTGGCCCGCCCTCTACGACGCGCGGCGCCTGGCCGCCAACACCGTCCCGACCGCCGCGGCCGTCTACCACGACGACCTGTACGTCGACACGGCCCACTCCCTGGAGACCGCCCGCACCATCCGCGGCCTGCGCACCTGGGTGACCGACGAGTACGAGCACGACGGCGTGCGGGCCGGCGGCGCCCGGGTCCTGGACCGGCTGCTGGCCCTGGTCCGCGGCGAGGTCTGA
- a CDS encoding PIG-L deacetylase family protein — translation MSDQESGPTARQEAGPLRPMPEDWRRALVAVAHPDDLEYGGSAAVAAWTDAGREVVYVLATRGEAGIATLAPDVCAPLREAEQRASARVVGVSQVEFLDHRDGVVEYGTTLRRDIAAAIRRHRPELVVTLNHRDTWGGVAWNTPDHVAVGRATLDAAADAGNRWIFPELVEQGLEPWDGVRWVAVAGSPEPTHAVDATPGMERAVRSLLEHRTYIEALTDEDPEVYCRAFLTGHARAASERFGGVPAVTFELFPR, via the coding sequence ATGAGTGATCAGGAGAGCGGGCCGACGGCCCGTCAGGAAGCGGGGCCGCTGCGGCCGATGCCCGAGGACTGGCGGCGCGCCCTCGTCGCCGTCGCCCACCCGGACGACCTGGAGTACGGCGGCTCCGCGGCCGTCGCCGCCTGGACCGACGCGGGCCGGGAGGTGGTGTACGTCCTCGCGACGCGCGGCGAGGCGGGGATCGCCACGCTCGCCCCGGACGTCTGCGCGCCACTGCGCGAGGCCGAGCAGCGCGCGAGCGCGCGGGTCGTCGGCGTCTCGCAGGTCGAGTTCCTCGACCACCGCGACGGCGTGGTCGAGTACGGCACCACGCTGCGCCGGGACATCGCGGCCGCGATCCGCCGCCACCGGCCCGAGCTGGTCGTCACCCTCAACCACCGCGACACCTGGGGCGGCGTCGCCTGGAACACCCCCGACCACGTCGCGGTGGGCCGCGCCACCCTGGACGCGGCGGCCGACGCGGGCAACCGCTGGATCTTCCCCGAACTCGTCGAGCAGGGCCTGGAACCATGGGACGGGGTGCGCTGGGTGGCCGTGGCGGGCTCCCCGGAGCCGACCCACGCGGTCGACGCGACCCCGGGCATGGAACGCGCGGTCCGCTCCCTCCTGGAGCACCGCACGTACATCGAGGCGCTGACGGACGAGGATCCGGAGGTGTACTGCCGCGCCTTCCTCACGGGCCACGCGCGGGCCGCGTCCGAGCGGTTCGGCGGCGTCCCGGCCGTCACCTTCGAGCTCTTCCCGCGCTGA
- a CDS encoding NADPH:quinone oxidoreductase family protein: MQAWRVHRNGEPSEVMRREETDRPTPGPGQLLLRVRAANTNFPDALLCRGQYQVRPPLPFTPGVEVCADTEDGRRVIATAALPHGGFAEYAVADASAVLPAPEALDDAEAAALHIGYQTGWFGLHRRAGLREGETLLVHAAAGGVGSAAVQLGKAAGARVIGVVGGAEKAAVARELGCDAVVDRRGEDVVAAVKDATGGRGADVVYDPVGGDAYTASARCVAFEGRIVVVGFASGDIPAPALNHALVKNYSIMGLHWGLYNQKDPEAVRRCHDTLTTLAAKGLIKPLVSDRVAFADAPAAVQRVADGTTTGRVVVLPEGADR, from the coding sequence ATGCAGGCATGGCGCGTGCACCGGAACGGCGAGCCGAGCGAGGTGATGCGACGCGAGGAGACCGACCGGCCCACGCCCGGCCCCGGGCAGTTGCTCCTGAGGGTGCGGGCCGCGAACACCAACTTCCCCGACGCGCTCCTGTGCCGCGGCCAGTACCAGGTCCGCCCGCCGCTGCCCTTCACCCCCGGCGTGGAGGTCTGCGCCGACACCGAGGACGGCCGGCGCGTGATCGCCACGGCGGCGCTGCCCCACGGCGGCTTCGCCGAGTACGCCGTCGCCGACGCGTCCGCGGTCCTCCCCGCGCCCGAGGCGCTCGACGACGCCGAGGCCGCCGCGCTGCACATCGGCTACCAGACCGGCTGGTTCGGGCTGCACCGCCGCGCCGGGCTGCGCGAGGGGGAGACGCTCCTCGTCCACGCCGCCGCGGGCGGTGTCGGCAGTGCCGCCGTCCAGCTCGGCAAGGCGGCCGGCGCGCGCGTCATCGGCGTCGTGGGCGGCGCCGAGAAGGCCGCCGTCGCCCGCGAGCTCGGCTGCGACGCCGTCGTCGACCGGCGCGGCGAGGACGTCGTCGCGGCGGTCAAGGACGCCACCGGCGGCCGCGGCGCCGACGTGGTCTACGACCCGGTCGGCGGCGACGCGTACACCGCCTCCGCCCGGTGTGTGGCCTTCGAGGGCCGGATCGTGGTCGTCGGCTTCGCCAGCGGCGACATCCCCGCCCCCGCCCTCAACCACGCCCTGGTCAAGAACTACTCGATCATGGGCCTGCACTGGGGGCTGTACAACCAGAAGGACCCCGAAGCCGTCCGCCGCTGCCACGACACGCTCACCACCCTCGCGGCCAAGGGCCTGATCAAGCCGCTGGTCAGCGACCGGGTTGCCTTCGCCGACGCGCCCGCCGCCGTGCAGCGCGTCGCCGACGGCACGACCACGGGCCGCGTCGTGGTGCTCCCGGAAGGAGCCGACAGGTGA
- a CDS encoding acyl-CoA dehydrogenase family protein has translation MTDATALRDRTRALLAAHPPATTERTAFLRARFDAGLAWVHYPEGLGGLGAPRSLQAVVDAELAAAGAPDNDPRRIGIGLGMAAPTILAYGTEEQKRRFLRPLWVGEEVWCQLFSEPGAGSDLAALGTRAVRDGDTWVVDGQKVWTSSAHVARWAILIARTDPDAPKHRGITYFLCDMSDPGVEVRPLRQITGEAEFNEVFLTGVRIPDAHRLGGVGEGWKVAQTTLMNERVTIGGARIPREGGMIGPVSRTWRERPELRSHDLHRRLLDLWVESEVARLTGERLRQQLALGQPGPEGSAMKLAFARLNQEISGLEVELLGDEGLLYGEWTMRRPERVDFTGRDAGYRYLRSKGNSIEGGTSEVLLNIVAERVLGLPSEPRTDKDVAWKDLAR, from the coding sequence GTGACCGACGCCACCGCCCTGCGCGACCGGACGCGCGCGCTGCTCGCCGCGCACCCGCCCGCCACGACCGAGCGCACCGCCTTCCTCCGTGCCCGCTTCGACGCCGGCCTCGCCTGGGTCCACTACCCGGAGGGGCTCGGCGGCCTGGGCGCGCCCCGCTCCCTCCAGGCCGTGGTGGACGCCGAGCTCGCGGCCGCCGGCGCCCCCGACAACGACCCGCGGCGCATCGGCATCGGCCTCGGCATGGCCGCGCCGACGATCCTCGCCTACGGCACCGAGGAGCAGAAGCGCCGCTTCCTGCGCCCCCTGTGGGTGGGGGAGGAGGTCTGGTGCCAGCTCTTCAGCGAACCCGGTGCCGGCTCGGACCTCGCCGCCCTCGGCACGCGGGCCGTCCGCGACGGCGACACGTGGGTCGTCGACGGCCAGAAGGTGTGGACGTCCAGCGCCCACGTCGCGCGCTGGGCCATCCTCATCGCCCGCACCGACCCGGACGCGCCCAAGCACCGGGGGATCACGTACTTCCTCTGCGACATGAGCGACCCGGGCGTCGAGGTGCGGCCGCTGCGCCAGATCACCGGCGAGGCCGAGTTCAACGAGGTCTTCCTCACCGGCGTGCGCATCCCGGACGCCCACCGTCTCGGCGGGGTCGGCGAGGGGTGGAAGGTCGCGCAGACCACCCTCATGAATGAGCGGGTCACCATCGGCGGCGCCCGGATCCCCCGCGAGGGCGGCATGATCGGCCCCGTCTCGCGCACCTGGCGCGAGCGCCCCGAACTGCGCAGCCACGACCTCCACCGGCGCCTGCTGGACCTGTGGGTGGAGTCGGAGGTCGCCCGGCTGACCGGCGAGCGGCTGCGCCAGCAGCTCGCCCTGGGCCAGCCCGGTCCCGAGGGCAGCGCCATGAAGCTCGCCTTCGCCCGCCTCAACCAGGAGATCAGCGGCCTGGAGGTGGAGCTCCTCGGTGACGAGGGGCTGCTGTACGGGGAGTGGACGATGCGCCGCCCCGAGCGCGTCGACTTCACGGGCCGCGACGCCGGCTACCGCTACCTCCGCTCCAAGGGCAACTCCATCGAGGGCGGCACGAGCGAGGTACTGCTGAACATCGTCGCGGAACGCGTCCTCGGCCTGCCCTCCGAGCCGCGCACCGACAAGGACGTCGCCTGGAAGGACCTCGCCCGATGA
- a CDS encoding acyl-CoA dehydrogenase family protein: MKDQTDRTDPTARTDGTDRTDRVDLLYSETESDLRAAVRALVADRAAPAELPGRVEDGGGVPALWKALAADMGTAGLLVPEGFGGQGASHREAAVVLEELGRAVTPVPYLTSAVVATETLLAAADGDATTGAAHLLGDLAAGRKVAVLAVPLSAGPDHVPAGSGTVTGVADAVHADVLLVVRPDGLYAVDAADAQVTPQTPLDLTRPLATVSTETGGTRLADAAGARGAVCRGLLAGAGLLASEQLGVAEWCLEETVRYTRERHQFNRPVGSFQALKHRMAQLWLEVVGARAAARNAADALATASPEAPLAVAVAQAYCSRVAVHAAEECVQLHGGIGMTWEHPAHLYLKRAKADQIALGSAGRHKEELARLVDLPGPPVST, encoded by the coding sequence ATGAAGGACCAGACTGACCGGACGGACCCGACTGCCCGGACGGACGGGACCGACCGGACGGACCGGGTGGACCTGCTGTACTCCGAGACCGAGTCCGACCTCCGGGCCGCCGTCCGCGCCCTCGTGGCCGACCGCGCCGCCCCGGCGGAGCTGCCCGGCCGCGTCGAGGACGGCGGCGGGGTCCCCGCGCTGTGGAAGGCGCTCGCCGCCGACATGGGCACCGCCGGGCTGCTCGTCCCCGAGGGGTTCGGCGGGCAGGGCGCCTCCCACCGTGAGGCCGCCGTCGTCCTGGAGGAGCTGGGCCGCGCGGTGACGCCGGTCCCGTACCTCACCAGCGCCGTCGTCGCCACCGAGACGCTCCTCGCCGCCGCTGACGGCGACGCCACCACCGGCGCCGCCCACCTGCTCGGCGACCTGGCCGCCGGGCGCAAGGTCGCCGTGCTGGCCGTACCGCTCTCCGCCGGGCCCGACCACGTGCCGGCGGGCTCCGGTACCGTCACCGGCGTCGCGGACGCCGTCCACGCCGACGTCCTGCTCGTGGTCCGCCCCGACGGGCTGTACGCCGTCGACGCCGCGGACGCCCAGGTCACCCCGCAGACCCCGCTCGACCTGACCCGCCCGCTCGCCACCGTGAGCACCGAAACCGGCGGCACGCGCCTCGCGGACGCGGCCGGCGCGCGCGGCGCCGTGTGCCGCGGGCTGCTCGCGGGCGCCGGGCTGCTCGCCTCCGAGCAGCTGGGCGTGGCGGAATGGTGCCTGGAGGAGACGGTCCGGTACACCCGCGAGCGCCACCAGTTCAACCGGCCGGTCGGATCCTTCCAGGCGCTCAAACACCGCATGGCCCAGCTGTGGCTGGAGGTGGTCGGCGCCCGCGCCGCCGCCCGCAACGCCGCCGACGCCCTCGCCACCGCGAGCCCCGAGGCGCCGCTCGCCGTGGCCGTCGCCCAGGCGTACTGCTCGCGCGTCGCGGTGCACGCCGCCGAGGAGTGCGTCCAGCTGCACGGCGGCATCGGGATGACCTGGGAGCACCCCGCCCACCTCTATCTGAAGCGGGCCAAGGCCGACCAGATCGCCCTCGGGTCGGCCGGCCGACACAAGGAGGAGCTGGCCCGGCTCGTGGACCTGCCCGGCCCCCCGGTCTCCACGTAA
- a CDS encoding ABC transporter substrate-binding protein: MTARSIRGMAAATLAGTLAITAAACSNPGAGASGPAAKDSAVVGIAYEPETLSPLLGYGKDGNSKIFDGLLAFDRDMKLRPALAVALPTVSADGLTYTYKLRTGVKFSDGTPFTAKDVVFTYRTILDEKTNNASKTELAALKDVRAVGDDTVVFTLDHPYAPFAERTVLGIAPEHVAGKQDVNSGPFTTKPIGTGPYVLADWSKGEKITFKANPAYWGGAPKVKKFTMAIIKDDDVRATRLRSGDLDGAILPPNLAKGFKGDGARKTYEATTYDYRLVTLPTHNEVTGDLAVRRALDVAVDRGAMVDKILEGAGKPAYGPVPTDSEWFTKGTERAHDLAGARKILDDAGWKPGPDGVRVKNGVRATFPLWYLSGDKLRQDHALAYASDAKKAGIEIKTQAGTWEVIEPRMKTDAVLAGGGSPGDPDFDQYLLLKSSLAGDGFNNMGWYDNPVVDKALDAGRTTDDKAARKAAYDTVQRELVKNPGYTFLTHIDHLYVVNDRWDGLSTQVEPHDHGLASGPWWNVEDWTPKDAGK, encoded by the coding sequence ATGACCGCCCGATCCATACGCGGCATGGCCGCCGCCACGCTGGCCGGAACCCTGGCCATCACCGCGGCGGCCTGCTCGAACCCCGGCGCCGGGGCTTCCGGCCCCGCGGCGAAGGACAGCGCGGTCGTCGGCATCGCCTACGAGCCCGAGACGCTCAGCCCGCTCCTCGGCTACGGCAAGGACGGCAACTCCAAGATCTTCGACGGGCTCCTCGCCTTCGACCGTGACATGAAGCTCAGGCCGGCCCTGGCGGTCGCCCTGCCCACGGTCAGCGCGGACGGCCTGACGTACACGTACAAGCTCCGCACCGGGGTGAAGTTCAGCGACGGCACGCCCTTCACGGCCAAGGACGTCGTCTTCACCTACCGCACGATCCTCGACGAGAAGACGAACAACGCCTCCAAGACCGAGCTGGCCGCCCTGAAGGACGTCAGGGCCGTCGGCGACGACACCGTCGTCTTCACCCTCGACCACCCCTACGCGCCCTTCGCCGAGCGGACCGTCCTCGGCATCGCCCCCGAGCACGTCGCCGGCAAGCAGGACGTCAACAGCGGCCCCTTCACCACCAAGCCGATCGGCACCGGCCCCTACGTCCTCGCCGACTGGTCCAAGGGCGAGAAGATCACCTTCAAGGCCAACCCCGCCTACTGGGGCGGCGCGCCGAAGGTGAAGAAGTTCACCATGGCGATCATCAAGGACGACGACGTCCGCGCCACCCGGCTGCGCTCCGGCGACCTCGACGGGGCGATCCTCCCCCCGAACCTCGCCAAGGGCTTCAAGGGCGACGGAGCCAGGAAGACGTACGAGGCCACCACCTACGACTACCGCCTGGTGACCCTGCCCACGCACAACGAGGTCACCGGGGACCTCGCCGTCCGCCGCGCCCTCGACGTCGCCGTCGACCGCGGGGCCATGGTCGACAAGATCCTCGAAGGCGCCGGGAAGCCCGCCTACGGCCCGGTCCCCACCGACAGCGAGTGGTTCACCAAGGGCACCGAGCGCGCCCACGACCTCGCCGGGGCCCGGAAGATCCTCGACGACGCCGGCTGGAAGCCCGGCCCCGACGGCGTCCGCGTCAAGAACGGCGTCCGCGCCACCTTCCCCCTCTGGTACCTCTCCGGCGACAAGCTCCGTCAGGACCACGCCCTGGCCTACGCCTCCGACGCCAAGAAGGCCGGCATCGAGATCAAGACCCAGGCCGGCACCTGGGAGGTCATCGAACCGCGCATGAAGACCGACGCGGTCCTCGCCGGCGGCGGTTCGCCCGGCGACCCGGACTTCGACCAGTACCTGCTGCTCAAGTCCTCCCTCGCCGGCGACGGCTTCAACAACATGGGCTGGTACGACAACCCGGTCGTCGACAAGGCCCTCGACGCCGGCCGCACCACCGACGACAAGGCCGCCCGCAAGGCCGCCTACGACACCGTCCAGCGTGAACTGGTGAAGAACCCCGGCTACACCTTCCTCACCCACATCGACCACCTGTACGTGGTGAACGACCGCTGGGACGGCCTGTCCACCCAGGTCGAGCCGCACGACCACGGCCTCGCCTCCGGCCCGTGGTGGAACGTGGAGGACTGGACCCCCAAGGACGCCGGCAAGTGA